The following coding sequences are from one Macaca mulatta isolate MMU2019108-1 chromosome 7, T2T-MMU8v2.0, whole genome shotgun sequence window:
- the BATF gene encoding basic leucine zipper transcriptional factor ATF-like — MPHSSDSSDSSFSRSPPPGKQDSSDDVRRVQRREKNRIAAQKSRQRQTQKADTLHLESEDLEKQNAALRKEIKQLTEELKYFTSVLNSHEPLCSVLAASTPSPPEVVYSAHAFHQPHVSSPRFQP; from the exons ATGCCTCACAGCTCCGACAGCAGTGACTCCAGCTTCAGCCGCTCTCCTCCCCCTGGCAAACAG GACTCATCTGATGATGTGAGAAGAGTTCAGAGGAGGGAGAAAAATCGTATTGCTGCCCAGAAGAGCCGACAGAGGCAGACACAGAAGGCCGACACCCTGCATCTG GAGAGCGAAGACCTGGAGAAACAGAACGCGGCTCTGCGCAAGGAGATCAAGCAGCTCACGGAGGAACTGAAGTACTTCACGTCGGTGCTGAACAGCCACGAGCCCCTGTGCTCCGTGCTAGCCGCCAGCACGCCCTCGCCCCCCGAGGTGGTGTACAGCGCCCACGCCTTCCACCAGCCTCATGTCAGCTCCCCACGCTTCCAGCCCTGA